One window from the genome of Paraclostridium sordellii encodes:
- a CDS encoding PTS fructose transporter subunit IIABC: MKIVDLIDKKSISLDLKAKDKSDAIDKLVELVNNSGNLNDKKEYKEAIIARENQSTTGIGEGIAIPHAKTKAVKNACLAAAVSKKGVDYESFDGSLSHLFFMIAAPEGANNTHLEVLSRLSTILMDEEFREKLMNAQNVDEFLNLIDYKEKEKFPEEEKEEVVDISKSSSSKYPTVLAVTACPTGIAHTFMAAESLNKQADKMGVNIKVETNGSSGAKNVLTKEEIENATAIIVAADKKVDMARFNGKKVIITKVANGIHKAEELITKAQNGDAPIYNHEGNAEASEEVENETAFRKVYKHLMNGVSNMLPFVVSGGILIALAFLLDNYSINPANFGSNTPIAAFFKSIGDVAFGFMLPVLAGYIAYSIADRPALVVGFVGGAMANAGGSGFLGALLAGFLAGYLVVGLKKVFSVLPDSLDGIKPVLLYPLFGTLLMGIIMTFIVIPPVAALNLGITNFLNGLGTSSKLILGLVLGGMMAIDMGGPINKAAYVFGVASLQSGQYEIMAAVMAGGMVPPLAIALATTFFKNRFTKEEQESGKVNYVMGLSFITEGAIPFAAADPLKVIPACVVGSSIAGALSMMFNVTLRAPHGGIFVVPVVGHPLAYLGAIVIGSVVGMILLAVLKKPINE; encoded by the coding sequence AACTTAAATGATAAAAAAGAATACAAAGAAGCTATAATAGCTCGTGAAAATCAAAGTACGACAGGTATAGGAGAAGGAATAGCAATACCTCATGCTAAAACTAAAGCAGTTAAAAATGCATGTTTAGCTGCAGCAGTCTCTAAAAAAGGTGTTGATTATGAATCTTTTGATGGTAGTCTTTCACACTTATTCTTTATGATAGCAGCACCAGAAGGGGCTAATAATACTCACCTTGAAGTATTATCAAGGTTATCTACAATACTTATGGACGAAGAGTTTAGAGAAAAATTAATGAATGCTCAAAATGTAGATGAGTTTTTAAACTTAATAGACTATAAAGAAAAAGAGAAATTCCCAGAAGAAGAAAAGGAAGAGGTTGTAGATATTTCAAAAAGTTCTTCTTCAAAATATCCAACAGTATTAGCAGTTACAGCTTGCCCAACGGGAATAGCACATACTTTTATGGCGGCAGAAAGTTTAAACAAACAAGCGGATAAAATGGGTGTTAACATAAAGGTAGAAACAAATGGTTCATCAGGTGCTAAAAATGTTTTAACTAAAGAAGAAATAGAAAATGCAACGGCTATAATAGTTGCTGCTGATAAAAAAGTTGATATGGCTAGATTTAATGGAAAGAAAGTCATAATAACTAAGGTAGCAAATGGAATTCACAAAGCAGAAGAGTTGATAACTAAAGCACAAAATGGAGATGCTCCAATATATAACCATGAAGGAAACGCAGAAGCTTCAGAAGAAGTTGAAAATGAAACAGCATTTAGAAAAGTATATAAACACTTAATGAATGGTGTATCAAATATGTTACCATTTGTTGTAAGTGGAGGTATATTAATAGCACTAGCATTTTTACTAGATAACTATTCTATAAACCCAGCAAACTTTGGTTCAAATACACCAATAGCTGCTTTCTTTAAATCTATAGGAGATGTTGCTTTTGGATTTATGCTACCAGTACTTGCAGGATATATTGCATATAGTATAGCTGATAGACCTGCTTTAGTTGTAGGTTTTGTAGGTGGGGCTATGGCAAATGCAGGTGGTTCAGGATTTTTAGGAGCATTACTTGCAGGTTTCTTAGCAGGATATTTAGTAGTAGGACTTAAAAAAGTATTTAGTGTTTTACCAGATTCATTAGATGGTATAAAACCTGTTTTACTATATCCTTTATTTGGGACACTTTTAATGGGTATAATAATGACATTTATAGTAATACCTCCAGTTGCAGCACTTAACTTAGGAATAACTAATTTCTTAAATGGACTAGGAACAAGTTCTAAGTTAATACTTGGATTAGTACTAGGTGGTATGATGGCAATAGATATGGGTGGACCTATAAACAAGGCAGCTTATGTATTTGGAGTTGCATCACTTCAATCAGGACAATATGAGATAATGGCAGCAGTTATGGCAGGTGGTATGGTACCTCCTTTAGCTATAGCACTTGCTACAACTTTCTTTAAAAATAGATTTACAAAAGAAGAACAAGAATCAGGTAAAGTTAACTATGTAATGGGGTTATCATTTATAACTGAAGGTGCTATACCATTTGCAGCAGCAGATCCTCTAAAAGTTATACCAGCTTGTGTTGTAGGTTCTTCTATAGCAGGAGCACTTAGTATGATGTTTAATGTAACTTTAAGAGCACCACACGGAGGAATATTTGTTGTACCAGTTGTTGGTCATCCTCTAGCATACTTAGGAGCTATAGTTATAGGTTCTGTTGTAGGAATGATACTTT